A genomic region of Staphylococcus roterodami contains the following coding sequences:
- the moaD gene encoding molybdopterin converting factor subunit 1 yields the protein MKVLYFAEIKEILQKSQEDIVLEKAVTVQQFESFLFERYPQINHKKFQVAVNEEFVQKSDFINPNDTVALIPPVSGG from the coding sequence ATGAAGGTACTTTACTTCGCAGAAATTAAAGAAATTTTACAAAAATCACAAGAAGATATTGTGCTTGAAAAAGCGGTAACTGTTCAGCAATTTGAAAGCTTTTTATTTGAACGTTATCCACAAATAAATCATAAAAAATTTCAAGTAGCTGTAAATGAGGAATTTGTACAGAAATCTGATTTCATAAATCCGAATGATACCGTTGCACTGATTCCACCAGTTAGTGGGGGGTAA
- the mspA gene encoding membrane stabilizing protein MspA, which produces MQFYLILLAILYLIVSFISIFKMEVVFTRILRIIMGVLLLFVLALTTMSFPKENWWVFIVLLLLVGNVEVTGFKMLKKDLKGVNILNLMSLFIFVIYFILTIALF; this is translated from the coding sequence ATGCAATTTTATCTGATTTTACTAGCAATACTTTATTTAATTGTTAGTTTTATTAGTATTTTTAAAATGGAAGTTGTATTTACACGTATTTTGAGAATCATTATGGGTGTCTTGCTATTATTCGTCTTAGCATTAACGACGATGAGCTTCCCGAAAGAAAATTGGTGGGTCTTTATTGTCTTACTATTACTAGTTGGTAATGTTGAAGTAACAGGATTTAAAATGCTAAAAAAAGACTTAAAAGGTGTTAATATTTTAAATTTAATGTCTCTATTTATCTTTGTTATATACTTTATCTTAACCATCGCATTATTCTAA
- a CDS encoding MFS transporter has protein sequence MNQTTNKAPIFTKSFTINFIVNFIVYLCMYLLLVVIAGYSKQTFHASDSLAGLVVGLFIVGSLIGRFGTGKFVNQIGPKRILSIGLVALILTQLLYFVDGSLTFLIFVRLINGIATAIVTTATGTIAAYVTPVNRKSEGISLFSLSLVLGTAIGPFLGMLLITKYSINLLFIICAVLGVLGLIISLFIKVDFDMSESKTNHKVIEKPTFSIHQFIAKEAIPVATVMLLIGITYASILTYLQAFAIERQLVTAASYFFICYAIASLVTRPIAGRLMDDKNENVIVYPAFLMLFLSFVCLIISHQSWLILIAGACLGLGYGNLSSAMQSIAIKVSPPIKYGIATSTFYVGLDAGVGFGPSFLGLFSHMFSHSEIFGFMAALAIITMVVYFFVHGRHVTHNASH, from the coding sequence ATGAATCAAACAACAAATAAAGCACCAATTTTCACCAAAAGTTTTACCATTAACTTTATAGTTAATTTTATCGTTTATTTATGTATGTATTTATTACTAGTAGTCATAGCAGGTTACAGCAAACAAACATTCCACGCCTCTGATTCTCTAGCTGGTCTAGTAGTTGGGTTATTCATTGTTGGTTCTTTAATAGGTCGTTTTGGTACTGGAAAATTCGTCAATCAAATTGGCCCAAAACGCATATTATCTATTGGTTTGGTTGCTTTAATCCTGACTCAATTACTTTATTTTGTTGACGGTTCTTTAACATTTTTAATATTTGTTCGTCTTATTAACGGTATTGCCACTGCCATTGTAACTACGGCTACAGGTACTATTGCTGCTTACGTCACACCTGTTAATAGAAAAAGTGAAGGCATCAGTTTATTTTCACTTAGTTTGGTTTTAGGTACAGCAATTGGACCATTTCTTGGTATGTTACTTATCACAAAATATAGTATTAATTTACTTTTCATTATTTGTGCAGTATTAGGTGTACTAGGATTGATCATCTCATTATTTATAAAAGTTGATTTCGATATGTCCGAAAGTAAGACAAATCATAAAGTAATAGAAAAGCCTACATTTAGTATTCATCAATTTATTGCTAAAGAAGCCATTCCAGTGGCCACTGTCATGCTCTTAATCGGTATAACTTACGCATCAATCTTAACTTATTTACAAGCATTTGCTATCGAGCGTCAACTAGTTACAGCAGCAAGTTATTTCTTCATTTGTTACGCGATTGCATCATTAGTTACTAGACCGATTGCCGGCAGATTGATGGATGATAAAAATGAAAATGTGATTGTATACCCAGCATTTCTTATGCTCTTCTTGTCATTCGTATGTTTAATTATAAGTCATCAAAGTTGGCTAATTTTAATTGCTGGTGCATGTCTTGGTTTAGGTTACGGAAATTTATCATCTGCTATGCAGTCAATTGCTATTAAAGTCTCACCACCAATTAAATATGGCATTGCTACATCTACGTTTTATGTAGGGCTTGATGCTGGTGTCGGCTTTGGTCCATCGTTTCTAGGATTATTTAGCCATATGTTTTCACATAGTGAAATATTTGGTTTTATGGCAGCTTTAGCTATTATTACCATGGTTGTTTATTTCTTTGTTCATGGACGTCATGTTACACATAATGCTTCACACTAG
- a CDS encoding winged helix DNA-binding protein: MLEHEFFNSFISVYRPYLKLAEPILDKHNIYYGQWLILRDIAKHQPTTLIDISHRRAIEKPTARKTLKVLIENELIMVENSLEDKRQKFLSLTEKGNELYGTVCDDIQILQQSIIKKTEISNTEMTETVKIMHQIHETLLKETSKDESNNK, translated from the coding sequence ATGCTAGAACATGAATTTTTTAATAGTTTTATTTCGGTTTATAGACCTTATTTAAAATTAGCTGAACCGATTTTAGATAAACACAACATATATTATGGTCAATGGTTAATCTTACGTGATATCGCAAAACATCAACCAACCACACTCATAGATATTTCACATCGACGCGCGATTGAAAAACCAACAGCAAGAAAAACATTAAAAGTACTAATTGAAAATGAGTTAATTATGGTGGAAAACAGTTTAGAAGATAAACGCCAAAAGTTTTTAAGTTTAACCGAAAAAGGAAACGAATTGTATGGAACAGTTTGTGACGATATACAAATACTTCAACAATCTATCATCAAAAAAACTGAGATTTCAAATACTGAAATGACAGAAACAGTTAAAATAATGCATCAAATTCATGAAACACTATTGAAGGAGACAAGTAAAGATGAATCAAACAACAAATAA
- the mobB gene encoding molybdopterin-guanine dinucleotide biosynthesis protein B yields the protein MILQIVGYKNSGKTTLMSHAVSLLKSQGYKVATIKHHGHYDEDIQLQHNDVDHMKHFEAGADQSIVQGLEFQQTVTRVENQNLTQIIEKSVTIDTNIILVEGFKSAVFDKVIVYQNEQDLEKLQLLSNICYSINVRETNDFTLFDNWLLNKVKNDCDAQFK from the coding sequence ATGATTTTACAAATCGTAGGTTATAAAAATTCTGGAAAGACAACACTAATGTCACATGCAGTGTCATTGCTAAAATCACAAGGTTATAAAGTTGCTACGATTAAACATCATGGCCATTATGATGAAGATATTCAATTACAGCATAATGATGTAGATCATATGAAACATTTTGAAGCAGGAGCAGATCAAAGTATTGTACAAGGTCTAGAATTTCAACAAACTGTTACACGAGTTGAAAATCAAAATCTTACTCAAATTATTGAAAAATCTGTTACAATTGACACCAATATCATTTTAGTTGAAGGTTTCAAAAGTGCCGTTTTTGACAAAGTGATTGTCTATCAAAATGAGCAAGATTTAGAGAAATTGCAACTATTATCAAATATATGCTATAGCATTAACGTCAGGGAGACAAATGATTTTACCTTATTTGATAATTGGCTATTAAATAAAGTGAAAAATGATTGTGACGCACAATTTAAATAG
- a CDS encoding VOC family protein gives MVLKFDHIIHYIDQLNHFNFPGDVIKLHSGGHHNKFGTFNKLGYINENYIELLDVENNEKLKKMAKTIEGDVAFATQIVQEKYEQGFKNICIRTDDIKAVKNRLQSEQIEVVGPIQMERDTHKDGKVKWQLLYIMKQDDDIKPPFFIQWEESDSVRTEKLKKYYQTQFSVETIIMKSTNRSQTVENWVKWYDMDIVEESDNYTDLILKNDDIYFRIEDGKVSKYHTMIIKDAQATSPYSIFIRGAIYRFEPLV, from the coding sequence ATGGTATTAAAATTTGATCATATTATTCATTATATTGACCAGTTGAATCATTTTAATTTTCCAGGAGACGTTATAAAGTTGCATTCAGGTGGTCATCATAATAAATTTGGAACATTTAATAAGCTAGGTTACATTAATGAAAATTATATTGAACTATTAGATGTAGAAAATAATGAAAAATTAAAGAAAATGGCAAAAACGATAGAAGGTGATGTTGCCTTTGCTACTCAAATTGTTCAAGAAAAATATGAACAAGGTTTTAAAAATATTTGCATTCGTACAGATGATATAAAAGCAGTGAAGAATAGATTACAAAGCGAACAAATTGAAGTTGTTGGGCCAATTCAAATGGAAAGAGATACACATAAAGATGGTAAAGTGAAGTGGCAATTACTTTATATCATGAAGCAAGATGACGATATAAAGCCTCCATTTTTTATTCAATGGGAAGAAAGTGATTCAGTTCGAACTGAAAAATTGAAAAAATATTATCAAACACAGTTTTCTGTTGAGACAATTATTATGAAAAGTACAAATCGGTCACAAACAGTAGAAAATTGGGTGAAGTGGTACGATATGGACATTGTGGAAGAAAGTGACAATTATACAGATTTGATTTTAAAAAATGATGATATTTATTTTAGAATTGAAGATGGTAAAGTTTCAAAATATCATACTATGATTATTAAAGATGCACAGGCAACTTCACCATATTCAATTTTTATAAGAGGTGCTATATATCGATTTGAACCATTAGTATAG
- a CDS encoding molybdenum cofactor biosynthesis protein MoaE, which yields MKQFEIVTDPIETAPYRDFTINEYQGAIVVFTGHVREWTKGVKTEYLEYEAYIPMAEKKLAQIGDEINERWPGTITSIVHRIGPLQISDIAVLIAVSSPHRKDAYRANEYAIERIKEIVPIWKKEIWEDGSEWQGHQKGNYEEAKREE from the coding sequence ATGAAACAATTTGAAATCGTGACTGATCCGATAGAAACAGCCCCATACCGAGATTTCACTATTAATGAATATCAAGGAGCTATAGTTGTTTTTACAGGTCATGTACGAGAATGGACTAAGGGAGTTAAAACGGAATATCTTGAATATGAAGCATATATTCCGATGGCTGAAAAGAAATTAGCACAAATCGGGGATGAAATAAATGAAAGATGGCCAGGTACGATTACGAGCATAGTGCATAGAATAGGGCCATTACAAATTTCGGATATTGCTGTATTAATAGCAGTATCATCGCCACATCGTAAAGATGCATACCGAGCAAATGAATACGCTATCGAACGAATTAAAGAAATCGTTCCAATATGGAAAAAAGAAATTTGGGAAGATGGTTCTGAATGGCAAGGTCATCAAAAAGGTAATTATGAGGAAGCGAAGAGGGAGGAATAA
- the femX gene encoding lipid II:glycine glycyltransferase, whose protein sequence is MEKMHITNQEHDAFVKSHPNGDLLQLTKWAETKKLTGWYARRIAVGRDGEVQGVAQLLFKKVPRLPYTLCYISRGFVVDYSNKEALNALLESAKEIAKAEKAYAIKIDPDVEVDKGTDALQNLKALGFKHKGFKEGLSKDYIQPRMTMITPIDKTDDELLNSFERRNRSKVRLALKRGTTVERSDREGLKTFAELMRITGERDGFLTRDISYFENIYDALHEDGDAELFLVKLDPKENIAKVNQELNELNAEIAKWQQKKETSEKQAKKAQNMINDAQNKIAKNEDLKRDLEALEREHPEGIYLSGALLMFAGSKSYYLYGASSNEFRDFLPNHHMQYTMMKYARDHGATTYDFGGTDNDPDKDSEHYGLWAFKKVWGTYLSEKVGEFDYVLNQPLYQLIEQVKPRLTKAKIKISRKLKRK, encoded by the coding sequence ATGGAAAAGATGCATATCACTAATCAAGAACATGACGCATTTGTTAAATCTCATCCTAATGGAGATTTACTACAATTAACGAAATGGGCAGAAACAAAAAAATTAACTGGATGGTACGCAAGAAGAATCGCTGTAGGTCGTGACGGTGAGGTTCAAGGAGTTGCTCAGTTATTATTTAAAAAGGTTCCTAGATTACCTTATACGTTATGTTATATTTCACGTGGTTTTGTTGTTGATTATAGTAATAAAGAAGCTCTGAATGCGTTATTAGAAAGTGCGAAAGAAATTGCTAAAGCTGAGAAAGCATATGCAATTAAAATTGATCCTGATGTTGAAGTCGATAAAGGTACTGATGCATTACAAAATCTGAAAGCACTAGGATTTAAACATAAAGGGTTTAAAGAAGGTTTGTCAAAAGACTATATTCAACCACGTATGACTATGATTACGCCGATTGATAAAACGGATGATGAATTATTAAATAGTTTTGAACGTCGTAATCGCTCAAAAGTGAGACTAGCTTTGAAACGTGGTACTACGGTAGAACGTTCTGATAGAGAAGGATTAAAGACATTTGCTGAATTAATGAGAATTACTGGGGAACGTGATGGTTTTTTAACACGCGATATCAGTTATTTTGAAAATATTTATGATGCATTACATGAAGATGGGGATGCTGAACTATTTTTAGTAAAATTAGATCCAAAAGAAAATATAGCTAAGGTAAATCAAGAATTAAACGAACTTAATGCGGAAATTGCTAAATGGCAACAGAAGAAAGAAACATCTGAGAAACAAGCTAAAAAAGCACAAAACATGATTAATGATGCTCAAAATAAAATTGCTAAAAATGAAGATTTGAAGCGTGATTTGGAAGCATTAGAACGTGAACATCCGGAAGGTATTTATCTTTCTGGTGCGTTACTAATGTTTGCTGGGTCGAAATCATATTACTTATATGGTGCATCTTCTAATGAATTTAGAGATTTCTTACCAAATCATCATATGCAATATACGATGATGAAATATGCGCGTGATCATGGTGCGACAACTTATGATTTCGGTGGTACAGATAATGATCCAGATAAAGATTCTGAACATTATGGCTTGTGGGCATTTAAAAAAGTGTGGGGCACATACTTAAGTGAAAAAGTTGGTGAGTTCGATTATGTACTAAATCAACCGCTGTATCAATTAATTGAACAAGTTAAACCGCGCTTGACGAAAGCTAAAATCAAAATATCACGTAAATTAAAACGTAAATAA
- the moaA gene encoding GTP 3',8-cyclase MoaA → MVEQIKDKLGRPIRDLRLSVTDRCNFRCDYCMPKEVFGDDFVFLPKNELLTFDEMTRIAKIYSELGVKKLRITGGEPLMRRDLDQLIAKLTQIEGIEDIGLTTNGLLLKKHGQKLYDAGLRRINVSLDAIDDTLFQSINNRNIKASTILEQIDYAKSIGFNVKVNVVIQKGINDGQIIPMLNYFKQKHIEIRFIEFMDVGNDNGWNFNKVVTKDEMLTMIEQNFEIEAVEPKYFGEVAKYYRHKDNGVKFGLITSVSQSFCSSCTRARLSSDGKFYGCLFSTVDGFNVKSFIRSGVTDEELKEQFKALWHVRDDRYSDERTAQTVANRRRKKINMNYIGG, encoded by the coding sequence ATGGTAGAACAAATTAAAGATAAACTAGGACGTCCAATCCGTGACTTACGGTTATCTGTGACAGATCGTTGTAATTTTAGATGTGATTATTGCATGCCTAAAGAAGTTTTTGGGGATGACTTTGTATTTTTACCTAAAAATGAATTGTTAACTTTTGATGAGATGACGAGAATTGCTAAAATTTATTCGGAATTAGGCGTGAAAAAACTTCGTATTACTGGTGGTGAACCGTTAATGCGAAGAGATTTAGATCAACTCATTGCAAAATTAACTCAAATCGAAGGTATTGAAGATATTGGGTTAACAACAAATGGTTTATTATTAAAAAAACATGGTCAAAAATTATATGATGCTGGACTTCGAAGAATTAATGTCAGCCTAGATGCTATAGATGATACGCTGTTTCAATCAATTAATAACCGAAATATTAAAGCTTCAACGATATTGGAACAAATCGATTATGCAAAATCTATAGGTTTCAATGTTAAAGTTAATGTTGTTATACAAAAAGGAATTAATGATGGTCAAATTATACCAATGCTTAACTATTTTAAACAAAAGCACATTGAAATTCGATTTATAGAATTTATGGATGTCGGTAATGATAATGGTTGGAATTTTAATAAGGTGGTAACAAAAGATGAAATGCTTACAATGATTGAACAGAATTTTGAAATAGAAGCTGTTGAACCTAAATACTTTGGTGAAGTTGCAAAATATTATCGTCACAAGGACAATGGTGTTAAATTTGGATTGATTACAAGCGTGTCACAATCATTTTGTTCGTCATGTACACGTGCAAGATTATCATCAGATGGAAAATTTTACGGGTGTTTATTCTCGACTGTCGATGGTTTTAATGTTAAGTCGTTTATTCGCTCTGGTGTAACTGATGAAGAATTAAAAGAGCAGTTCAAAGCGTTATGGCATGTGCGAGATGATCGTTATTCAGATGAAAGAACGGCACAAACTGTTGCCAATCGTCGACGTAAAAAAATTAATATGAATTATATTGGTGGTTAG
- the sarV gene encoding HTH-type transcriptional regulator SarV, producing the protein MSNKVQRFIEAERELSQLKHWLKSTHKISIEEFVVLFKVYEAEKISGKELRDTLHFEMLWDTSKIDVIIRKIYKKELISKLRSETDERQVFYFYSASQKKVLDKIKKEIEVLSVTN; encoded by the coding sequence ATGAGTAATAAGGTTCAACGTTTTATAGAAGCAGAAAGAGAGTTAAGTCAGTTAAAGCACTGGTTGAAATCAACACACAAGATTTCTATTGAAGAGTTTGTAGTACTTTTTAAAGTGTATGAAGCTGAAAAGATTAGTGGTAAGGAATTAAGAGATACATTACATTTCGAAATGTTATGGGATACAAGTAAAATTGATGTGATTATCCGTAAAATCTACAAAAAAGAACTTATTTCTAAACTGCGTTCTGAAACGGATGAAAGACAAGTATTCTATTTCTATAGTGCGTCACAAAAGAAAGTACTAGACAAAATTAAAAAAGAAATAGAAGTATTAAGCGTTACAAATTAA
- the mobA gene encoding molybdenum cofactor guanylyltransferase MobA: MKAIILAGGHSERFGKPKAFAELNGEPFYRKIINTLNSTNMFNEIIISTNAQLSTQFDYPNVVIDDDEHQDKGPLSGIYTIMKQCPEEELFFVVSVDTPMITGKAVSSLYQFLVSHLIEAHLDVAAFKEEGRFIPTIAFYSPNALDTITRALNSDNYSFKNVYRELSTDSLDVNDVDAPPYWYKNINYQQDLDTLIKML, encoded by the coding sequence ATGAAAGCAATTATTCTTGCAGGTGGTCATTCAGAACGTTTTGGTAAACCGAAAGCTTTTGCAGAATTGAACGGCGAACCTTTTTATAGAAAAATAATTAATACGTTGAATTCGACAAATATGTTTAATGAAATTATTATAAGTACAAATGCGCAATTGTCAACGCAATTTGATTATCCAAATGTTGTTATAGATGATGATGAACATCAAGATAAAGGTCCATTATCAGGTATTTATACAATTATGAAACAATGCCCTGAAGAGGAGTTGTTTTTTGTCGTTTCTGTCGATACACCTATGATTACTGGTAAAGCTGTTAGCAGTTTGTATCAATTTTTAGTATCGCACCTTATCGAAGCGCATTTGGATGTTGCGGCTTTTAAAGAAGAAGGACGATTTATACCAACCATTGCCTTCTATAGTCCGAATGCACTGGATACTATAACTAGAGCTTTAAACTCAGACAATTATAGTTTTAAAAATGTATACCGTGAGTTATCTACAGACAGTTTAGACGTGAATGATGTAGATGCACCACCGTATTGGTATAAGAATATAAATTATCAACAAGATTTGGACACATTAATAAAAATGTTGTAA
- a CDS encoding efflux RND transporter permease subunit, which produces MIKKLLQFSLGNKFAIFLMVVLVVLGGVYASAKLKLELLPDVQNPVISVTTTMPGATPQSTQDEISSKIDNQVRSLAYVKDVKTQSIQNASIVTVEYENNTDMDKAEEQLKKEIDKIKFKDEVSQPELRRNSMDAFPVLAYSFSNKDNDLKKVTKVLNEQLIPKLQTVDGVQNAQLNGQTNREITLKFKQEELEKYGLTADDVENYLKTATRTTPLGLFQFGDKDKSIVVDGQYQSVDAFKNINIPLTLAGGQGQAQSQSGNNQNSAMSDVNQASSQQTSKSAASNSISGMPTAKLKDLADITVGDVRSSISKTNGKDAVNLQITKAQDANTVQVAKDVQQKIDTFIEENKDLNVTKTMDTAKPVEKSLYTMVEKAALGTIVAIIVILLFLRNIRTTLISIISIPLSLLMALIALKLSNVSLNILTLGALTVAIGRVIDDSIVVVENIYRRLTDPEEKLKGENLIISATTEVFKPIMSSTLVTIIVFLPLVFVSGSVGEMFRPFALAIAFSLLASLLVSITLVPALASTLFKKGVKRRNKQHQEGLGVVSTTYKKVLKWSLNHKWIVIILSTLILILTIVFGGPRLGTSFISAGDDKFLAITYTPKPGETEQSVLNHAKDVEKYLKQKKHVKTIQYSVGGSSPVDPTGSTNSMAIMVEYDNDTPNFDVEADKVIKHVDGFKHPGEWKNQDLGTGAGNKSVEVTVKGPSTDAIKSTVQRIEQEMKQVKGLANVKSDLSQTYDQFEIKVDQNKAAENGISASQLAVHLNENLPEKTVTSVKENGKSIDVKVKQNKKTDWSEDKLNNITLKKPTGGTIKLGDIATLVKTTTPSKLTQEQGDYATTVSAKVTNKDVGGTTRQVMSKINNLDKPNNVKVNIGGASDDINNAMTQLAFAMLAAIIIVYLILVITFKGGLAPFTILFSLPFTVIGVIIALLITGETISVPSLIGMLMLIGIVVTNAIVLIDRVINNEQQGMEMKEALIEAGGTRIRPILMTAIATIGALVPLLFGQDSSILISKGLAATVIGGLISSTLLTLVVVPVIYEILFTLKNRITKR; this is translated from the coding sequence GTGATAAAAAAATTACTACAATTTTCTTTAGGAAATAAGTTCGCTATCTTTTTAATGGTTGTTTTAGTTGTGTTAGGTGGCGTCTATGCAAGTGCGAAATTAAAATTAGAGTTATTGCCAGATGTTCAAAATCCAGTTATATCAGTTACAACGACAATGCCTGGTGCAACACCGCAAAGTACGCAAGATGAAATAAGCAGTAAAATCGATAATCAAGTTAGATCTTTGGCATATGTAAAAGATGTTAAAACACAATCAATACAAAATGCATCGATTGTGACAGTTGAATATGAAAATAATACAGATATGGATAAAGCAGAAGAACAACTAAAAAAAGAAATTGACAAAATTAAATTTAAAGATGAAGTTAGTCAACCTGAATTAAGACGTAATTCAATGGATGCTTTCCCAGTTTTAGCGTATTCGTTTTCAAATAAAGATAATGACTTGAAAAAAGTGACGAAAGTATTGAATGAACAGTTAATACCAAAACTACAAACAGTGGATGGCGTTCAAAATGCACAATTGAATGGTCAGACGAACCGTGAGATTACGCTTAAATTTAAGCAGGAAGAACTTGAAAAATATGGATTAACTGCGGATGACGTTGAAAATTATTTGAAGACAGCAACTAGAACAACACCACTTGGATTATTTCAATTTGGTGATAAAGATAAATCGATTGTCGTAGACGGACAATACCAATCAGTTGATGCGTTTAAAAATATTAATATTCCACTAACGCTGGCAGGTGGACAAGGTCAAGCACAGTCTCAAAGTGGCAATAATCAAAATTCAGCTATGTCAGATGTTAATCAAGCATCTTCACAGCAAACGTCGAAATCGGCTGCGTCAAATAGTATAAGTGGAATGCCGACAGCGAAATTAAAAGACTTAGCAGACATCACAGTTGGCGATGTACGTTCATCTATTTCTAAAACAAATGGTAAGGATGCAGTTAATTTGCAAATTACCAAAGCTCAAGATGCAAATACCGTTCAAGTGGCCAAGGATGTTCAACAAAAAATTGATACATTTATTGAGGAAAATAAAGATTTGAATGTAACTAAAACAATGGATACTGCTAAACCTGTAGAAAAATCACTATACACGATGGTTGAAAAAGCAGCATTAGGAACAATTGTAGCAATTATAGTTATTCTATTATTCTTAAGAAATATTCGAACGACATTAATTTCTATTATATCCATTCCATTATCTTTACTAATGGCCCTTATTGCATTGAAATTGAGCAATGTTTCTTTGAATATATTAACGTTAGGGGCGTTAACGGTAGCTATTGGTCGTGTTATAGATGACTCGATTGTTGTAGTGGAAAATATTTATCGACGTTTAACAGATCCAGAGGAAAAATTAAAAGGTGAAAATCTTATTATCAGTGCTACAACAGAAGTGTTTAAACCGATTATGTCATCAACACTTGTGACAATTATCGTCTTTTTACCACTAGTGTTTGTTTCAGGTTCGGTAGGTGAAATGTTTAGACCATTTGCATTAGCAATTGCATTTAGTTTATTAGCGTCTTTATTAGTTTCAATTACCTTAGTTCCTGCATTGGCATCAACACTATTTAAAAAAGGTGTTAAACGTCGTAATAAACAACATCAAGAAGGTTTAGGTGTTGTGAGTACAACGTATAAAAAAGTTTTGAAATGGTCTTTAAATCACAAATGGATTGTCATTATTTTAAGTACTTTAATTTTGATTTTAACAATTGTATTTGGTGGGCCTAGACTTGGAACCAGCTTTATTTCAGCTGGAGATGATAAATTTTTAGCAATTACGTATACACCAAAGCCAGGTGAAACTGAACAATCTGTATTAAATCATGCGAAAGATGTCGAGAAATATTTAAAACAGAAAAAACATGTGAAAACAATTCAATATTCAGTGGGTGGAAGCAGTCCAGTTGATCCAACTGGTAGTACAAATAGTATGGCAATTATGGTCGAATACGATAATGACACACCAAACTTTGATGTAGAAGCGGATAAAGTTATTAAACATGTAGATGGTTTTAAACATCCTGGAGAATGGAAAAACCAAGATTTGGGGACAGGTGCAGGCAATAAATCTGTAGAAGTTACGGTGAAAGGGCCATCTACGGATGCAATTAAATCGACTGTACAACGCATTGAACAAGAAATGAAACAAGTTAAAGGATTAGCAAATGTTAAATCGGATTTATCACAAACATATGATCAATTTGAAATTAAAGTGGATCAGAATAAAGCAGCAGAGAATGGCATTTCTGCAAGTCAACTTGCAGTGCATTTAAATGAAAACTTACCAGAGAAAACAGTGACGTCTGTTAAGGAAAATGGTAAATCCATTGATGTTAAAGTGAAGCAAAATAAGAAAACTGACTGGTCAGAAGATAAGTTGAATAATATTACTTTGAAAAAGCCGACTGGAGGCACAATTAAACTAGGAGATATTGCTACTTTAGTAAAAACAACAACACCAAGTAAATTGACACAAGAACAAGGTGATTATGCAACGACAGTATCAGCTAAAGTAACAAATAAAGATGTAGGCGGTACAACACGACAAGTGATGTCTAAGATAAATAATTTGGATAAGCCGAACAATGTAAAAGTAAATATTGGTGGTGCGTCAGATGATATTAATAATGCAATGACACAATTGGCATTTGCAATGTTAGCAGCTATTATCATAGTGTACTTAATTTTAGTTATTACATTTAAAGGTGGCTTAGCGCCATTCACGATTCTATTCTCATTACCATTTACAGTTATTGGTGTAATCATTGCACTTTTAATCACTGGAGAAACGATATCAGTACCAAGTTTGATAGGTATGTTAATGTTAATAGGTATTGTAGTAACGAATGCAATTGTACTAATAGATCGCGTTATCAATAATGAGCAACAAGGTATGGAGATGAAAGAAGCTTTAATTGAAGCGGGTGGCACTAGAATAAGACCGATTTTAATGACTGCAATAGCAACAATAGGTGCATTGGTTCCATTATTATTTGGTCAAGATAGCTCAATCCTTATATCAAAAGGTTTAGCAGCTACAGTTATTGGCGGTTTAATTTCATCAACGTTGTTAACGTTAGTAGTTGTACCAGTGATTTACGAAATTTTATTTACTTTGAAAAATCGAATTACTAAACGATAA